Genomic segment of Moritella sp. Urea-trap-13:
ATTGAACCATTATTGTGTTGCTGATCTTGGAAATCGATATAGTCGAACTGCACTTGCTTTAAACGCGCACATTGTACTGGTGCAGCAGCGGACATGACGCCTGCTGTTACCATCGCGTTGCAGTCAATGTCTGAGAGTTCAGAGATGCTCGCTGCCGAGACTGGAATGAGGGTATTACCAATTAGAAGCGATATTAACCTTTTAAAACAATATGTTGACATATAAACCCATGCATTAAGTCGTGTGTGATGAGTATCTTAACGTGGATATGATAAATGTAAATATGCTGTAGCCTAGTGCAGCGTGCTTTGTCGTACATTATCTTGATTTTATAACCTATACTGGATGAGACAGGGTTGATTGAAGCGCTGTGTATTGGCAGTGTGTACATATAAAATAAGGAAATATGAATGTATAAAATAATTGCAATAGCATTATTTGCCAGCTCGCTTGCTGGTTGTGAAACGTCTTCTCAAGCTTACAGTATGGCGCAGCAAGGTGCGGATGCTTTTACCTGTCCAGAGATCAGTAAAGCATTTACCGCGTATGAAGCTGATCGTCAGTCTGCATCGGCGTTAACGGTTATCGCGCCACTTATATCGGCAGATATTGGTACGATGACCGAAGGCGCTGTCACCACGACAGATAGTTATTATGCACAGGCTAAATCAAGTGCGAACGTAGCACTGTTGCTTAAAGGTTGCTCACCAATTCAATAAATTATCTTGATGTTAGTGGTTTATTTCGGATGATGAAAACAAGCTGGCAGTGATGTTATTCACTGTGAATAATAAACAAGCCAGTTTGTTTTGTTTTTGAGGGGCTGAATATAGTTTTACACCGGGAATCAATTAACCCGATGGCATCGCTAGAATGTCAGCAATGTTAATACTGTTAGTATATTGCACAAATTTTGGCTCTTGCTGAGTTCGTGCTAGTACAGCCATACGATCCGACAATTCATTGCCTTCAATATTGGCATGGCCTTTAACATGAGAAATAATTAAATTAGATTTTAATTGCTCGTATAAGCTAAAGCATTGTTGAATAACAGCAAGGTTTTTAATTTCTTCGTTTTTACCGCGTTTCCAACCTTTATTTTTCCAACCTTTTGCCCATTTAGTTATGCAATCAATTGAGTATCTTGAGTCAGATAAGATTTGTACGGTTTTACCCTGTTCAATATGTGGGGCGGCTAAGCGGAATGAAACTAATAAACCATTTAACTCTGCGGAGTTGTTGGTACCATTCTCTTCGTATAAACCGAACCATAATTGCGAAAGTTTATCTTTTTCATAAACTGCCACGCCGGTGCCCGATTTACCAGGGTTCGGAGAACAAGCTCCATCACAGTAAATATTGAAGTCAGCGACTTGTGGCGCTGCGGATAAAATTGATTTTGGAGCGCCGGCTGGACGTGTTGTTTTTGGTTTAACGCCAGACCCCGTCGCATCATCTTTTGCGAATGAGCGTTTCATTAATGCGCGAGTATAGGTTGAGGCGAATGCTTGGTCTGCTTCATCTTTTGACGGAAAACCCATATATTGAGCATCACTGCGGCCATCAATTTGTGCTTTAGTTTCAGACCAGTTATCAAATACCCCAGCCTTCACACCTTTCCATACTACGTAATGTTTTTTACTCATAATTTAATTCAATACTCTCAAAGTTTCATAACGGCATAATAACAGCTAAATAATAAATGTCTTACCTACAAAATACCAAGGATAACCTCAGCCTTGTAGATAAATCAGTCTTTATGCCGTGATACACGCTTAAATAGTCGTTATATCTTTTCGCTTTCGATAAAGGTCTTGATTAAACGTACGACTATTTCAGATTGCTCATTGGTGACGCCATGGCCAGTGTTTGGAATGATAACAAGGGGTGCTTGGATTTTTTTACTGAGATAAATACCGTCTTCGATAGGGAAAATACGATCTTTTTCACCCCAAATTAGGAGTGTCGGTGTTGATGATAGGGGCGCTTGCAGTAACGCATTTCGATCTGCAGGTAGCGATTGGATCATGGCTACTTTCTGCTTATGCCAAGCGGCAAAGTAAGTTTGGTAAATTTGGTCGGCAACAAAATCTGGCATCATTTTAGGTTCAACGAAAGTGCCATCAAATAAACGACGTAATTCATCGCTGTTCTTTGGTACAAAGAAGTCCTCTGGGTTATCAACAGCAAAACGGGTGTTTAACGCACCAAGATCATCATCACTGAAGTAGGGACCTGGGCTGGCTATAATAATAGCGTTATTAATCTGACGGTTTTCGTGAGGACTGTTATTCATCATATTGAAGGTAACAAAGCCACCATAGGAAATACTGGCGATGTTGATATTATCAAGCTGCAGTTGGTTCACTAGCTGCCATATAGCCTGTGTTCCTGTGGTGAGGTTGGCTTCACCGGCACTAAAAGAATCACCAAACCAAGCGAGGTCTGGTGCAATAACATCATAATCTGCGCTTAAGGCAAGCATTTCATCTTTCCAAGTGGTAATGGCGTTACCACCAAATCCATGGATTAATAATAGTGGTTGGCCTTTGCCCCCGCGCCAATAGCTCAAAGTACCGCCTTCATCTAGGCTAATATCTTGTTGTGTAAAACCAACCGCTTTAAGGCTGTCCTCATCACTGCCTATTTTCCATTTTACCAGTGAACAACCACTTAATAGTGAGAAACATATACAGACAATAAATAATTTTAGCTTGTTTGAAATCATATCGTTAGGCCTATTACACAGGAAAGAGAAACCATACATGAGATTGATGATAAATAAAATAACATTGCTATCACTTAGTGATGAAGATCTCCGTAGCGGGCGGGGGAAGTAAACAAAAAAAAGCCTGCCGTTATCATCTGATGCAGGCAGGCTGTTAGAATTATTATTTGGCGATTAGCTGTTTTTCTTCAGTTGTTTCTGTAATGCCATATCAAATTCATCAGGGAACATAATAAGGCCTTCGTCTTGAAGATTAGGAAAAATAACTAGTGCTAAATCATCATCCATTAGGCCTGATGTCCAACGGCTTTGCCATTTAGCTAATGAGATCGATTCTGTTTTACAGTCTTTCCATTCGCCAGTTGCCCATGATTGTGCAAATTCAGCGTTAGGCCATACAGGAACACAATCTTCGTCTTCATTGTTTAGCATTACGCAGCCATGCTCATCCGTTAGGATCCAGATCTGACGTTCGCTAGTTACTTCTTTTAATAAATAGCTTAGACGTTTTTCTGCATCATAAGCTTGAATTGTCGCGATTTGGTTGCTATCGAGAGTCTTTGACATTTAATCTGTTCCTACATTCTATGAAGATATGTTTAGCAAAATAACGGCATTATGACCGTCAAATAACGTATATAAGTGTTTATATTAGCGGCTGCTCAGTATTAACCGAAAATAAGCTGCCATACGCTTGGTTTACTTTTCTTGTGGTATTCTTTTCTTAAGCTATCAACATCTTCTAGTTTGCTTTTGGCAACCGTAAGATTTTCTTCGGTAATATCGGTTTGTTGAATGCTGTTCAATATTGATTCTACTTTATCCAAACCTTGATGTGACATTTCTGCACGATCAGGTGAAAAGTTATAGCTTTGCGCTACGGCTAGCATTTTACTCATTTCATCAATACGAGTAGTGAATTCATCCGCTGATGTTGTTTTCATTGCTTGAGTATACGCTAATCTCATTTGCTTCATGGTCACTTTAAGCTCGATGTTGTCTATCTCAGCACTGTTTACTAAAGTTGAAAACAATAAACTGATTATAAGTCCTAGCTGAGCAATGCGATTCTTCATGATCTATTATCCATATTCATAAGTAATGATTAAATACTGCCATTAACAATAAGTGTAATAACAGTCAGGTCCGTGCGCGAGATTAATCGCGATATACATTTTCGAATGTTTTAATTGAGAATCCACGTAATACTTGGTCACCAATCTTAAGCGTTGGTACGCCACGACCACCAATAGCGGCTAATTCTTTACTGCCGCGTGGGTCGTTTACACTGCATAAACGATACGGGATCCTTTTTTCATCTAAGTAGCGCTTCGCCGTATCGCAATTTGGACACTTTTTCTGTGTATATAACACGACTCTTTTCATTTTAGCCCCACAAGGTACATCGTAAAAACCGCATTATAGCAAGCTAGCCCTGATTGACAATGTATCAATATGGCCAAATGATTTGAAATACACTTCTTTACAACATGACGAAAAATGCAACGCCTGATTAGCCGTTTTTACTGTTTGATTTATACACATTATTCTTCCGGCATGCTGGATGTGTTAGTGCGTTTAGGTTTCAAGCTGAGGAGCAGGTATACTGTAATTATAAACATGACATTTGAAGAAAATTGACTATGAGCATTATTCTTGGCATTGATCCCGGTTCGCGTATCACCGGGTATGGCGTGATCCAACATATACACGGCAAGTTCCAATATTTGGGTAGCGGTTGTATCCGCACCTCTGGTGAGAACTTACCGGAAAGATTAAAGCAAATTCATGCGGGTGTGAGTGAAATCATTATTCAATTCCAGCCCGATAAATTTGCCATTGAAGATGTATTCATGGGTAAAAATGCGGCATCGGCATTGAAGTTGGGTCAAGCCCGTGGTGCCGCTATTGTTGCTGCGGTATCAAATGATTTGGAAGTGGGGGAGTATACCGCCCGTCAGATCAAGCAAGCCGTCGTAGGTAACGGTGGCGCGGATAAAGAACAAGTCCAGCAAATGGTGGTGAATCTACTCAAGTTACCTGGTACGCCACAAGCGGATGCTGCTGATGGACTGGCTGTGGCATTATGCCATGCGCAGAGTTTACGTACTTTGATAAATATGGCGGGTAAAGTCAAAGGAACAGCACGCGGACGCTTCAATTAATAACCTTAGGTATTTTGACGTTGAGATAAAAGATCTGGATATTTAACCAGTATTTTATTATGCTATTGAACATTATATTCGTATTTAACATGTTGGAAAATAATTGTGATTGGACGTTTACGTGGCACTTTATTAGAAAAGCAACCACCGGAAATTTTACTTGAAGTAAATGGTGTCGGTTATGAAGTTCAACTGCCAATGAGCTGCTTTTATGAGCTTGGTGATGTTGATAGCGAAGTGATCGTTTACACCCATTTTGTGGTTCGAGAAGACGCTCAATTGCTTTATGGCTTTAACAACAAGATGGAACGTTTAATGTTCCGTGAATTGATTAAAGTGAACGGTGTTGGTCCTAAACTGGCGTTGGCTATTTTGTCGGGTATGACCGCCAACCAATTTGCTCACTGTGTTGAACACGATGATATTAACAGTTTAATTAAATTACCGGGTGTCGGTAAAAAGACGGCCGAACGTTTATTAGTTGAAATGCGCGATCGCCTTAAAAACTGGGTGACGCAAGATTTATTTACCCCTGAAGCGGATAAAGCCCAACTCCAAGGCTATGGTAATACAGCATCAAATGCGATTGAAGAAGCGGAAGCGGCCTTGGTTGGTTTAGGCTATAAACCTGCGCAAGTCGCGAAGATGATCAAACAAGTTGCACAGCCAAGTATGAGTTGTGAAGATATCATTCGTCTGTCATTACGTGCCACCTTACAGAATTAATTTAGGAAGTTACTTTAGTGATTGAAGCTGATCGATTAATTTCTAGCGGTACCGTCCGTGAAGAAGAAGTGGTAGACCGTGCCATTCGCCCGAAAATGTTGTCAGATTACCAAGGTCAGGATCACGTACGTGGTCAAATGGAAATTTTTATTGAAGCCAGTAAGCGTCGTGATGATGCACTGGATCATTTATTAATTTTTGGACCACCTGGATTAGGTAAAACCACGTTAGCGAATATTGTCGCTAACGAAATGGGCGTAAGCATCAAAACCACGTCAGGTCCAGTATTAGAGAAAGCGGGCGATCTTGCTGCCTTGCTGACTAATCTAGAGCCCCATGACGTGTTGTTTATTGATGAAATTCATCGCTTAAATCCGTCAATTGAAGAAATATTATATCCGGCAATGGAAGATTATCAATTAGACCTTATGATTGGTGAAGGGCCCTCAGCCCGTTCTATTAAGCTTGATTTGCCTCCTTTTACGCTCATTGGTGCGACGACGCGAGCGGGTTCATTAACATCACCATTGCGTGATCGTTTTGGTATTGTGCAACGCCTTGAATTTTACAAAGTGGAAGATTTACAAGATATTGTATTACGCTCGGCAAAGTGTTTAGAGTTGAATATGGACAGTGCTGGCGCGCTAGAAATAGCCAGGCGCTCACGTGGTACACCGCGAATCGCCAATCGTTTATTACGTCGTGTGCGTGATTATGCTGAAGTAAAACACGAGGGTGACATTGACGCGGAGATCGCGTCAGCGGCGTTAAGTATGCTGGACGTTGATACATGCGGTTTTGATTACATGGACCGGAAGTTACTTATTGCCATCGTTGATACTTTCTCTGGTGGTCCGGTTGGGTTAGATAATGTTGCAGCGGCGATTGGTGAAGAACGTGAAACGATCGAAGATGTACTCGAACCTTACCTTATTCAGCAAGGTTTCTTGCAACGCACACCTCGTGGTCGGATTGCGACACAGCGTGCTTATCTACATTTAGGTTTTGACTATCCAGAAAAATAGTCGTAGAAACCTAATCTTGATATTAAATCAATTTCATATCTCATTTTTGTCAGGTATATTAATAAACTTATAACGCTAAATGTTTTGATTGCTGCGTTATAAGTTCGAGTGATGACCTTACAATCTCGGCTTTATGAAGCAGTGAAAAGATGCCGAATGAAGCAGAAAACAATAAAAAGCGAAATGGTAATGAGCGATGCTACGCAGAGTGAAATAATACAGAGTGAGTTTAAGGCTCGTGTTTATTTTGAAGATACCGATGCTGGTGGCGTGGTTTATCACAGTAATTATTTGAACTATGCAGAGCGCGCCAGAACAGAAATGTTACGTGATAAAGGCTTTTCACAAGCGCTGTTATTACAACAAGATCTTGCATTTGTGGTACGCAAAATAGACATAGATTATCGTTACCCCGCATTCCTTGATGATTTATTAATTATAAAATCACATATTAAGGAACTAAAACGCGCATCGCTGGTCTTCTCTCAGAGCATTTATCATGAAAATGGTAAATTATTGTCAGAATTAACAGTTAAAGTGGCATGCATTCAATTGTCTCACAAGAAACCTTGTGCGATGCCGATAGAAATTATAAGGAAACTAACCAGTGGAAGCTGCTGATATTTCATTTTTTGGTCTTTTTTGGGAAGCAAGTCTGCTGGTAAAAGCAGTCATGTTAATATTGCTTTCAATGTCAGTTGCATCATGGGCGATGATCTTCCATCGTTCTAAAGCATTGAAGCAAGCAAACGAAGCATCAAAACGATTCGAAGATAGATTTTGGTCTGGTATTGATTTATCAAAATTATATAAAGAAAGTGAAGCGCGCAAGAATAATATCCAAGGTATGGAACTTATTTTCCATTCCGGTTTTAAGGAATATGTGCGTATTCATAATACTAATCAAGAGAATACCGACGCGATCATGGATGGCAGTCATCGTGCGATGCGCGTTGCTTTATCACGTGAAGTTGATGAGCTTGAAGTTAATTTAAATAACCTAGCAACAATTGGCTCAATTAGTCCTTATATCGGTCTGTTTGGTACCGTATGGGGTATCATGAGCTCATTTATTGCATTAGGTGCCGTGCAGCAAGCAACACTGGCAATGGTTGCGCCAGGTATCGCTGAAGCATTGATTGCAACAGCTATGGGTCTATTTGCCGCTATTCCTGCTGTCGTTGCCTATAACCGATTTTCTAGTCAAGTAATGAGAATTGAAAATAATTACGTTAATTTTATGGATGAATTCTCAAGTATTTTACATCGCCAGAGTTTGGCCAAACAAACGCAGGATTAAGCGATGCAGCCTTATCAACGTAAGCGTAGACGACTTGTTGCGGAAATTAACGTAGTACCTTATATCGATGTCATGTTGGTGCTGCTTATTATCTTTATGGTGACAGCACCGCTCGTGACTCAAGGTGTGGTAGTTGATTTGCCACAAGCACATTCCGAAGCATTATCTGAAGACAGTAAGCCACCAATCGTCGCTTCTGTTGATAAAGATGGTTTGTATTATCTCGATGTTGGCGATGGTGATAAATCACCGATGTCACCAGATGATTTAGCTGTGTTGGTTGCTGCTCACTTGAAACTACAGCCGGATACACCTGTTGTGGTAAAAGGTGATGGTTCAGTAGCGTATGAACAAGTGATCCGTTTAATGGTCGTTCTACAGCAGGCTGGTGCACCTTCTGTGGGTCTAATGACAGACCCCGTCGAGCAGTAGAGTAGGGTATAAATAAAGATGAAGGATAATCAGTCTAAGTACTCCGTTGCTGTTATTGTTTCGGTCGGATTACATGTTGTACTACTGGTATTACTTGGTTTGAGTGCAACATCTACACCATTGAAACCGCTGCCAAAACCAAAAGCACAAGCGATCCAAGCTGTCGTTGTTAGTGAGCAGGCTGTAAAGCAGCATGCAGATCGAATCAAACGCACGGAACAAGAAAAGCGCAGAAAAGAGCAGCAACGTATACAGGCGGCTGAAGATCGTATCAACAAGCTTAATAAAGAGCGTCAGCAGAAAGAAGCGGCCATTGTAAAGGCCCAAGAACAGCAGAAAAAGGCCGAACAAGCGGCAAAACGCGCTGAAACCAAACGAGCAGAAAAAGAAGTAGAACGCAAAAATGCTGAAGCGGCTGCGGTTAAAGCTGAGCAGCAACGCTTGAAGAAAGTCGAAGAACGTAAAAAAGCGGAAGCGAAAACCAAAAAAGCCGATGAGCAGCGTAAGAAATCTGAAGCTGCAGCTGTCGCCGCGGAGAATAAACGTCTCGCTGCACAGGAAAAAGAACGTAAACGTCAAGCGGCTGTTGCAGCCGAAAATAAACGTAAAAAAGCAGAACAAGCGAAACAGCAAGCCGAGCAAGAGCGTAAACGCCAGGAAGCTGAAAAGCAGCGTGTTGCTGAGCAAAAACGTAAAGCGGCCGAAAAAGAACGTCAACGTTTAGCTAAAATTGAACGAGACAAGCAAGAGCGCTTGATGCAAGAACAGATTGAAGCGGAATTTGCATCCGAGCTTGATAGTGAGATCCAACAGCTTGATGCGGTACGTCAGCAAGAAGTACTTAGTGAAATTGATAAATATACGGCGCGGATTCAAAATTCGATCCAACGTAATATGTTAACCAGTGATGCAATGAAAGGTAAATCTTGTGCGCTTAATATTCGTTTATCCGATTCAGGCTTGGTGTTAAGCGTAACCAGTGGCAAAGGCGATAGTATTGTTTGTCGTGCAGGTGTTAACGCAGTGAATAAGGCTGGGTCCTTACCTATTTCTGCTGATCCGGAAGTGGCTAACAAGCTTAAAAATATTAATTTAATTTTTAGACCAGAGATTTAATATGCATATAACTAAACGATTGTTATCTTTCTTTATCTTGTGCTTCATGCAGATACAAATCGCGCATGCGGCGTTAGAAATTGTCATTACCGAAGGTACAAACAGTGCTAGACCTGTTGCTGTTGTACCGTTCAAATGGTTAGGTGCACAGCCAAAACCAAAGAACATGACCGATTTTGCCAGTATTATTGCTGATGATTTACGTAACAGTGGTCGTTTCTCACCATTAGATCGTAGTTTGATGCCACAAACACCAGCAACAGAAAATGCGGTTGATTATGCGGCATGGAAAGAAACCGGTGTTGAAGTGATTGTTATCGGTACCGTAAAACCTCTAGCTGATGGTCGTTTGCAGATCCATTTTCAGTTAATAAATGTGTTGTCTGGTTTTAAAAACCAAACACCACAAAAAATTGATGAACAATTAGTAAAAAATAACGATCATATTAAGTTGAACTTGAAAGGCAATTTCTCGACGCGTCGTCCGCGCCATATCTCACACCGTTTAAGTGATTATGTTTTTGAGAACTTAACCGGCACGCGTGGTGCATTCTTAACGCGTATTGCTTATGTTGCTATTAATTATGACGACAAGTATCCATTTAAATTATTAATCTCTGATTATGATGGCATGAATCAGCATGTACTATTCCGCTCGACAGAGCCGGTTATGTCACCGTCATGGGACCCAACAGGTAAAAAGTTGGCTTACATGAGTATGGAAGACAAAAAGCATGAAATCTGGATTTATGACCTGGTAACACAAAAACGTGAATTAATAGAGCCGTATAAAGGTAGTAATATTTTACCGGTATTTTCACCTGATGGTACTAAACTGTCGATGATATTGTCTAAATCAGGCCAAGCCGACGTTTATGTTTACGATTTGAAAACGAAAAAACTAGATAGACTGACTAAAAATCGCGGTATTGATACCGAAGCAACATGGGCTCCCGATGGCAAGTCGATCGTCTTTACATCTGAGCGTGGTGGTCGCCCGCAAATTTATCAAATTGATTTAGAAAGTAAGAAAATTAAACGACTTACCTTTGAGGGCAACGCGAACTTAAATCCTTCAATTAGCCCTGATGGCCAGAATTTAGTTATGGTCAGTTTGCAAAAAGGTAAGTATAGTGTAACGAAACAGGATTTGTCAGATGGATATGTTCAAAAACTGACAGACGGTCGTCTTGATAAATCACCAAGCATTGCACCAAATGGCAGTATGGTGATCTACAGCACGGTTGTTAAGGGAAAACAGGTATTATCGCTAGTCTCAATGGATGGACGTTTTAAGGCCGTATTACCAGCAAGTGATGGAGAAGTAAAAGCACCAGCTTGGTCACCTTTCTTGACATCTAAAAAGAATTAATCATTGATAGGAAAATGAAAATGCAACTAAATAAAATCTTAAAAAGTTTAGTGATTGCGTTACCAATGCTGACATTGGCTGCATGTAGCTCAACAACTGATACAACTACAAACGATGCAGTAGAAAGTGCTGCACAACAAGCAACTAATGATGCAGCTAACGCAGATGCTGAATCTGGTTCAAATGTTGTTGTTGGTAGCGACACTGATGTAAGTATCGATGGTGTTGAAAATCTAACAACTGAAGAAGCTAAAAAACAAGTGATTGACGAATTACGTAAACGTCACGTTGTTTACTTTGGTTTTGATCAACAAGCTGTTACAGCTGAATACGGTGAGCTATTACAAGATCACGCTAACTTCTTAATTGATAACCCAGCGGTTAAAGTATTAATTGAAGGTCATGCTGATGAACGTGGTACGCCAGGTTATAACATCGCACTAGGCGATCGTCGTGCTGATGCAGTGGTTAAATACCTGAACAATCTAGGTGTTTCTTCAAGCCAAATTTCAACAGTTAGTTATGGTGAAGAGAAACCAGTAAATACTTCTCACACAGCTGCTGCATTCTCTCAAAATCGACGTGCAGTGCTAGTTTACTAAGGATTAGTCACCTTGATTAGAATTAATACTAAAACGGCCATGATCATGGCCGTTCTTTATAGTGGCTTAGGCCATGCTGCACCCGCTACGGTACTTGATGCAACAGCAAGTGCTAACCAGGTGGTAACGAACAAACCAACTCGTTCAATTGAGCAGCGCCTTACCCGAATAGAGAATATCCTCCAAGCTCGAACAAGAGCGCAATTAGAAACTCAGCAACGACTTGATCAATTATCCATTGAATTGATGAACTTGCAGGGCTCTATTGAAGAAAGCAATTTAGAACAAAACAAAGTGACTCAGCGTCAACGCGATATCCTTAATGATATTGAGCGTATTCGTACTACGCTGGTCGCCAAACCGGTTACGCCTGTTGCAACTGACACTAATATTCTAAATGTAGCAAATCAGCCGGTAAATTTAACTGGGAAAGATTCTTATAATTACGCGATAAAGTTAATCAAAAACGAGCGTAAATATGATGAAGCTATTCCTGCGCTACAAAGTTTTATTTCAACGTATCCAGAATCAGAGTTAGCGGCTAATGCACATTATTGGTTAGGTCTTTTGTTACGTAAAGATAATAAGAATGATGAAGCGAAAGTTGAATTCGAAAAGATTGTTACTAAATATCCAGAATCGAATAAACGCGCAGACTCATTACAGAAGCTCGGTCAACTTGCCAAGCTAGCTGGTTCGAATAGTGAGGCGAAACGTTATTTTGAGTTAGTGATCAAAGATTATCCTAATGACACTGTTGCTAAGCTTGCCAAACAAGAACTGGCCGCTCTAAAATAATGTGTTGAAGTTGATACGTTTTAATTTTCGTTAAGCTTGTACTATTTACCATCTCATTGGTGTTAAACTGAACGTAATTCAGGGTTTTATCATTGAATTGTGATTCTAAGCAGATTTTACTTGCAGAGTTTTCTTAAAAAAGTATTATAGCCGCCATTGAGAGGGGTTAGCGGAAACAACGTAAGTCGTTTAGCTAATTACTTTTAATTATAGAATTGTCGCGGGATGGAGCAGTCTGGTAGCTCGTCGGGCTCATAACCCGAAGGTCGTAGGTTCAAATCCTGCTCCCGCAACCATTTCTATTACCAATTTACTTGGTATATGTGGGTCCTTAGCTCAGTTGGGAGAGCATCGCCCTTACAAGGCGAGGGTCACTGGTTCAAGCCCAGTAGGACCCACCACATTTAATTACGTACCCTAACGTAAGCTAAATGAAACATATTGTCGCGGGATGGAGCAGTCTGGTAGCTCGTCGGGCTCATAACCCGAAGGTCGTAGGTTCAAATCCTGC
This window contains:
- the tolB gene encoding Tol-Pal system beta propeller repeat protein TolB, encoding MHITKRLLSFFILCFMQIQIAHAALEIVITEGTNSARPVAVVPFKWLGAQPKPKNMTDFASIIADDLRNSGRFSPLDRSLMPQTPATENAVDYAAWKETGVEVIVIGTVKPLADGRLQIHFQLINVLSGFKNQTPQKIDEQLVKNNDHIKLNLKGNFSTRRPRHISHRLSDYVFENLTGTRGAFLTRIAYVAINYDDKYPFKLLISDYDGMNQHVLFRSTEPVMSPSWDPTGKKLAYMSMEDKKHEIWIYDLVTQKRELIEPYKGSNILPVFSPDGTKLSMILSKSGQADVYVYDLKTKKLDRLTKNRGIDTEATWAPDGKSIVFTSERGGRPQIYQIDLESKKIKRLTFEGNANLNPSISPDGQNLVMVSLQKGKYSVTKQDLSDGYVQKLTDGRLDKSPSIAPNGSMVIYSTVVKGKQVLSLVSMDGRFKAVLPASDGEVKAPAWSPFLTSKKN
- the pal gene encoding peptidoglycan-associated lipoprotein Pal — translated: MQLNKILKSLVIALPMLTLAACSSTTDTTTNDAVESAAQQATNDAANADAESGSNVVVGSDTDVSIDGVENLTTEEAKKQVIDELRKRHVVYFGFDQQAVTAEYGELLQDHANFLIDNPAVKVLIEGHADERGTPGYNIALGDRRADAVVKYLNNLGVSSSQISTVSYGEEKPVNTSHTAAAFSQNRRAVLVY
- the ybgF gene encoding tol-pal system protein YbgF, producing MIRINTKTAMIMAVLYSGLGHAAPATVLDATASANQVVTNKPTRSIEQRLTRIENILQARTRAQLETQQRLDQLSIELMNLQGSIEESNLEQNKVTQRQRDILNDIERIRTTLVAKPVTPVATDTNILNVANQPVNLTGKDSYNYAIKLIKNERKYDEAIPALQSFISTYPESELAANAHYWLGLLLRKDNKNDEAKVEFEKIVTKYPESNKRADSLQKLGQLAKLAGSNSEAKRYFELVIKDYPNDTVAKLAKQELAALK